One genomic region from Nymphaea colorata isolate Beijing-Zhang1983 chromosome 12, ASM883128v2, whole genome shotgun sequence encodes:
- the LOC126410645 gene encoding uncharacterized protein LOC126410645 — MSDPAWQWCTRVNPKDRLRVKCNYCKQIISGGISRFKHHIAGTHSDVAACNGSQVIPLPAYVKHQCQQLLDAVKASRIEKDMEDAEEGYGDPHEGEESEGEDVQLEQENVGVSLGTTKGKGIMHGGGSSATATRKRRGASISSVSRGRGRSQGRTGGGRVPTMKSCNMSGSIKNFFPNYTATGAQPEIRIAMQSKDIIEAADETIGRWFYDASIPFNAANSYHYQPIAYAIACVGRGYKMPSFHKLRGKILNNIVRDVKTYCDELKLSWKATGCSVMADGWTDIKNRTLVNFLVYCPLGTMFLKSVDSSDTPKTADVLFEIFDKVIEEVGPENVVQFITDNAANYKAADEMLAARYGTFYWSPCAAHCVNLMLQDLGERDDMKLTVHRCQEITKFIYNHAYVLNLMRKFTNGVELIRPAQTRFATNVLTVQGIVKQRSSLRQMFSSDDWAAYPHAYKRKATTVVDTIFDVDFWESCVHLLKICVPLVKVLRLVDSEDRPSIGYLYESMDRAKEAIRDNMKGKKKLYMPIWKIIDERWSGQLHRLLHAAAYYLNPAIRYLPTFKKDREVEYGMLDCIDVLVSDSKEQDAIHMSINKYDTASGTMARDTAVRCRTTMRPDLWWERFGPDCPELRKLAIRILSQTCSATGCERNWSVFQHIHSKKRNRLEHKRLNDLVYVRYNMKLRQRQLETTSTRKHHNQYDPIFIDHFDILDSWVEEEPAAILDEDDLDFLNVEGAAEIVEEGEAGGEQWNVGDIPFATEGLEEEVNEENEDDDEE, encoded by the exons atgtcagatcctgcatggcagtggtgtacaagggtgaatcccaaagatagattaagagttaagtgcaattattgtaagcaaatcatatcaggagggatttctcgctttaaacaccatatagctggtacacacagcgatgtggctgcttgcaatggctcccaagtgatcccattgccagcgtatgtaaagcaccagtgtcagcagcttcttgatgcagtgaaagcaagtaggattgaaaaggacatggaagatgcggaggaaggatatggggacccacatgaaggagaagaaagtgaaggtgaagatgttcaacttgaacaagaaaatgttggtgtcagtttgggaacaactaaagggaaaggcatcatgcatggaggtggttcttctgcaactgcaaccagaaaaagaagaggtgcaagtataagttcagtttcacgaggacgtggcagaagtcagggtcgtactggtggtggtagagtacctactatgaagtcgtgcaatatgtctggttcgatcaagaatttttttcccaattatactgctactggtgctcagcctgagattcgtatagccatgcaatcaaaggatattattgaagcagcagatgaaaccataggaaggtggttctatgatgcatccattcccttcaatgcagcaaactcttatcattatcagcctATAGCATATGCGATTGCTTGTGTAgggcgagggtataaaatgccctcttttcataaattgcgaggtaaaattctcaacaatatagttagagatgtgaagacatattgtgatgaactaaaattgagttggaaagctacaggatgcagtgtaatggcagatgggtggacagacatcaagaacagaacattggtaaacttccttgtatattgccctcttggtactatgttcttaaaatctgttgattcgTCTGATACTCCGAAGACTGCTGATGTGTTGTTTgagatttttgataaagttatagaagaagttgggcctgaaaatgtcgtacaatttatcactgataatgcagcaaattataaagctgcagatgaaatgttagcagcacgatatgggacattttattggagtccatgtgctgctcactgtgtaaatcttatgcttcaggatcttggtgaaagggatgatatgaagttgacagttcacagatgccaagaaatcacgaagtttatttacaatcatgcttatgtcttgaatttgatgaggaaattcacaaatggggttgaattgattcgacctgcacaaacacggtttgctacaaatgttttgactgtgcagggtatagtcaagcaaagatcttctctcaggcagatgttttcaagtgatgattgggctgcatatccacatgcctataaaagaaaggctacgacagttgtggataccatcttcgatgttgacttttgggaatcatgtgtgcacttattgaagatttgtgtacctctagtgaaagtcctcagattagttgatagtgaagatagaccttctattggatatttatacgagtctatggatagagccaaggaggccattagagataatatgaagggaaaaaagaagttgtacatgcctatatggaagattatagatgaaaggtggtctggacaacttcatcgcctacttcatgcagcagcctactacctaaatcctgctattagatatcttcccacttttaagaaggacagagaggtcgagtatggcatgttggattgcattgatgtattagtaagtgatagtaaagaacaagacgctatccatatgtcgatcaacaaatatgatacagcttctggtaccatggcgagagacacagcagttcgatgcaggacaactatgcgtccag atttgtggtgggaaaggtttgggcctgattgcccagaattaaggaagcttgcaattagaatcctcagtcaaacatgtagtgcaactggatgtgaaagaaattggagtgtatttcagcacatccatagtaagaagaggaataggctggaacataaaaggttgaatgaccttgtttacgttcgttataatatgaagttgagacaaag gcaactagaaacaacatctacgaggaagcatcacaatcaatatgatcctatcttcattgaccattttgatatattagattcttgggttgaagaagaaccagctgcaatacttgatgaggacgatcttgattttttgaatgttgaaggagcagcagagattgttgaagaaggagaggctgggggggagcaatggaatgttggtgacattccatttgcaacagaggggttagaagaagaagttaatgaagaaaatgaagatgatgatgaagaatga